One stretch of Spirochaetota bacterium DNA includes these proteins:
- a CDS encoding DNA-directed RNA polymerase subunit alpha — MASKNLLKGFKRPSKIVFEHDELQQNYGRFVAEPFEKGYGLTIGNSLRRVLMSSIEGAAITAIKIEGVPHEFFTIDGIYEDITRLILNFKKMRIKYFGELPKVLHVIKEGSGDLSGADFNVDSDIEVLNPELKIATLSEKAKIDIEVQIERGRGYVPAELNKGNTESIGVIPIDAIYTPVRKVNVKVEDTRVGQRTDYDKLILEIWTDGSITPDDALAQAAKIIKDHMTIFINFEEEIEEEAEVVDESIEKIKSMLLKSIDDLELSVRSYNTLKSLEIHDLESLVRKTEDELRKSKHFSDQVIKEIKGKLESNHLSLGLKE, encoded by the coding sequence ATGGCTTCGAAAAACCTTTTAAAGGGTTTCAAGCGACCGAGCAAAATAGTATTTGAGCATGATGAATTGCAGCAAAACTACGGGAGATTCGTCGCCGAGCCCTTCGAGAAGGGATATGGTCTTACCATAGGCAATTCCCTGCGCAGGGTATTGATGTCGTCTATAGAAGGTGCGGCGATCACCGCTATCAAAATCGAGGGCGTGCCTCACGAATTTTTTACGATAGATGGCATTTACGAGGATATTACCAGGCTAATCCTTAATTTTAAGAAAATGCGCATTAAATATTTCGGTGAATTACCGAAGGTGCTGCATGTTATTAAAGAAGGGTCCGGTGACTTATCGGGCGCAGATTTTAACGTGGATTCCGATATCGAGGTTCTCAACCCTGAATTGAAAATAGCGACTCTTTCCGAAAAAGCGAAGATCGATATTGAAGTTCAAATTGAAAGGGGCCGTGGCTATGTGCCCGCGGAATTGAATAAAGGGAATACGGAAAGCATTGGGGTCATTCCCATAGATGCGATCTATACCCCGGTGAGAAAGGTCAATGTTAAGGTCGAGGATACGCGGGTCGGACAGCGCACGGACTATGATAAGCTGATCCTGGAAATATGGACCGATGGATCCATAACACCGGACGATGCGCTCGCGCAGGCCGCGAAGATCATTAAAGACCATATGACCATTTTCATCAATTTCGAGGAAGAGATTGAGGAAGAGGCCGAGGTGGTCGATGAAAGCATCGAAAAGATCAAGAGCATGCTGCTCAAATCGATCGATGACCTGGAACTCTCGGTGAGATCTTACAATACCCTCAAGAGCCTTGAGATACATGATCTTGAGAGCCTGGTGCGTAAGACCGAGGACGAATTGAGAAAATCGAAACATTTTAGCGATCAGGTTATCAAGGAAATCAAGGGCAAGTTGGAATCGAACCATCTCAGCCTGGGCTTGAAAGAGTAA
- a CDS encoding 30S ribosomal protein S4, which yields MAKYIGPSCKLCRREMTPLFLKGQRCLTDKCAVKKKKYPPGPPRKRRGKLSEYGVQLREKQKIKRHYGMLEKQFRLIFEEASSSKGVTGDNMMSLLERRLDNTIYRAGFASSRMQARQLVQHGHITVNGTIVNIPSFRVKAGAVIEIDEKFKSNVTMEDSIKLAKALSAVPEWIEVDYENKKGKILRMPTRQDLTVTFNEQMVVELYSK from the coding sequence ATGGCAAAATATATCGGACCATCATGTAAGCTATGCAGAAGGGAAATGACGCCGCTTTTCCTGAAAGGGCAACGTTGTCTCACGGACAAATGCGCAGTGAAGAAGAAGAAATATCCGCCCGGACCGCCTCGCAAACGCCGGGGAAAACTGTCCGAATACGGCGTACAGCTTCGTGAAAAGCAGAAGATCAAACGTCATTATGGAATGCTCGAAAAGCAATTCAGACTGATATTCGAAGAGGCCTCCAGCAGCAAGGGGGTTACGGGCGATAACATGATGTCATTGCTCGAGCGTCGATTGGACAACACTATCTATCGCGCGGGTTTTGCGTCCTCCAGGATGCAGGCTCGTCAGCTGGTTCAGCACGGCCATATTACCGTGAATGGGACGATCGTTAATATTCCATCATTCAGGGTCAAGGCCGGCGCGGTAATCGAGATCGACGAAAAATTCAAATCGAATGTTACAATGGAAGATTCGATTAAATTGGCCAAGGCGCTCAGCGCCGTACCCGAGTGGATCGAGGTTGACTACGAGAACAAAAAGGGAAAAATTCTAAGAATGCCCACCAGACAGGATCTCACTGTCACTTTCAACGAGCAGATGGTGGTTGAGTTGTATTCCAAGTAG
- a CDS encoding 30S ribosomal protein S11 → MSVKQKKVKKKEKKNVPVGKAFIQATYNNTIITLTDMQGNVISWASSGGEGFRGSRKSTPFAAQTAAKVAAQKAIDSAGVRSIEVLVKGPGIGREAAIRSLSQSGLTITKIKDMTPIPHNGCRPPKRRRV, encoded by the coding sequence ATATCCGTGAAGCAAAAAAAGGTTAAAAAAAAGGAAAAGAAGAATGTCCCGGTGGGGAAAGCTTTTATTCAGGCCACCTATAATAATACGATAATCACCCTGACGGATATGCAGGGGAATGTGATATCATGGGCCTCTTCCGGGGGTGAGGGTTTTCGCGGCTCCAGAAAATCAACTCCCTTCGCCGCGCAAACGGCCGCAAAGGTTGCCGCTCAAAAGGCCATCGATTCGGCAGGCGTTCGCAGCATAGAGGTCCTGGTTAAGGGGCCGGGGATTGGAAGGGAGGCTGCGATACGATCCCTTTCTCAGAGCGGACTTACTATTACTAAGATCAAGGACATGACTCCTATTCCGCACAACGGTTGCAGACCGCCGAAACGCAGAAGAGTCTAA
- a CDS encoding 30S ribosomal protein S13, which yields MARISGVDLPNVKRVEVALTYIYGIGPSTAKKIIAETKVDPNTRVKDLTDEEISYLRQAIEKNFKVEGDLRTEVAMNIKRLMDIGCYRGIRHRRGLPVRGQNTKNNAHTRKGNRKPLMGKKKTK from the coding sequence ATGGCTCGTATTTCCGGTGTCGATTTACCAAACGTAAAAAGGGTGGAAGTAGCTTTGACCTATATCTACGGCATTGGTCCTTCTACAGCCAAGAAGATCATCGCCGAGACGAAAGTTGATCCCAATACCAGGGTCAAGGACCTCACCGACGAGGAGATCAGCTATCTTCGGCAGGCGATAGAAAAAAATTTCAAAGTCGAAGGCGACCTGCGCACCGAGGTCGCGATGAATATAAAACGACTTATGGATATTGGATGTTACCGTGGCATCAGGCATCGGAGAGGATTGCCGGTTCGCGGGCAGAATACGAAAAATAACGCCCATACACGCAAGGGAAACCGAAAACCGCTCATGGGTAAGAAAAAGACGAAATAA
- a CDS encoding 50S ribosomal protein L36, giving the protein MKVRVSVKKICSECKVIKRHGVVRVICSNPRHKQRQKKRTAK; this is encoded by the coding sequence ATGAAAGTTCGTGTGTCCGTGAAAAAAATATGCAGCGAGTGCAAGGTTATCAAGCGACACGGGGTTGTGCGCGTAATTTGTTCTAACCCCAGGCACAAGCAACGTCAGAAGAAGAGAACTGCTAAATAA
- a CDS encoding translation initiation factor IF-1: MPKEEPIEVEGVVVEPLPNAMFRVKLDNGHLVLAHISGKMRMHYIRILPGDRVTVELSPYDLSRGRITFRSK; the protein is encoded by the coding sequence ATGCCCAAAGAGGAACCCATTGAGGTTGAAGGAGTGGTGGTTGAACCGCTTCCGAATGCGATGTTCAGAGTCAAGCTCGATAATGGGCACCTGGTGCTTGCGCATATTTCCGGAAAAATGAGAATGCACTATATTAGGATATTGCCGGGGGATCGCGTTACGGTTGAATTGTCACCGTATGATCTCAGCAGGGGACGTATCACGTTTCGATCGAAATAA
- the map gene encoding type I methionyl aminopeptidase codes for MYTYNREQIKKIEEACLIAAAVLDEIENIIDIGTSTAEIDDLANRVIKARGAKPAFLGYKGFPASVCTSINEIVVHGIPQKSIRLNEGDIIGVDVGVYFNGFYGDTARTFIAGRAEDNVHQLLQATRGSLYKGIELCRVGNRVSDISYAIEQHVIAFGYSPVHEFVGHGIGRNLHEEPSIPNYGPPSRGPRLKEGMVFAIEPMINAGGWEVKVLDDGWTVVTRDGSLSAHFEHTVAVLEEAPIILTRGKTFN; via the coding sequence ATCTATACATACAACCGTGAGCAGATCAAGAAGATTGAAGAAGCCTGTCTGATCGCGGCTGCGGTTCTTGACGAAATTGAAAATATTATTGACATCGGAACCAGCACAGCGGAAATTGACGATCTCGCCAACCGGGTGATTAAGGCACGCGGGGCGAAGCCGGCGTTTCTAGGGTACAAAGGCTTTCCGGCGTCGGTATGTACTTCAATAAATGAGATAGTCGTTCATGGCATCCCCCAGAAGAGTATCAGGCTGAATGAGGGAGATATTATAGGCGTTGACGTAGGTGTATATTTCAATGGGTTTTATGGGGATACCGCGCGAACGTTTATTGCCGGGCGAGCCGAAGACAACGTACACCAATTATTACAGGCTACCCGGGGTTCGCTTTACAAGGGAATCGAGTTGTGCAGGGTAGGAAACAGGGTCTCCGATATATCGTATGCGATCGAGCAGCATGTGATCGCATTTGGCTATTCCCCTGTGCATGAATTTGTCGGACACGGAATCGGGAGAAATCTTCACGAAGAGCCCTCGATTCCCAATTATGGACCCCCCTCCCGAGGACCTCGTCTTAAGGAAGGAATGGTGTTTGCGATCGAGCCAATGATTAACGCCGGGGGGTGGGAAGTTAAGGTACTCGATGATGGGTGGACGGTCGTTACGAGGGACGGGAGTTTATCGGCGCATTTTGAACATACGGTCGCTGTCCTCGAAGAAGCGCCGATAATTTTAACCAGGGGTAAAACCTTTAATTAG
- the secY gene encoding preprotein translocase subunit SecY produces MASAVINIFKIPELRKRVLFTLLVLIVYRMGAHIPIPGINVEALKSYFEQAAKSAQGGLLDFFDLFAGGALKRFTIFALGIMPYISASIIMQLLTIVIPTLERLAKEGAEGYKKINTYTRYGTVLLCAIQSFGLTVWMKNMQSPKGPVVVESGIGFVIISVLTVTTGTMILMWLGEQITEKGIGNGISLIIFAGIVVRVPAAFMDTMNRIISRSDPIIGIILLGLFVGVVAASILLTLGVRKIPVQYGKRVVGRRMVQMTSQAIPLRVNAAGVIPIIFASSIILFPAQISNMLGGSKYAIMNKIQYWLSPGHGVYMFTYGMLIVFFCYFYTAIQFNPVDIAENLKKYGGFIPGIRPGKNTSDFIMRILNRITLSGSIFLALIAVMPDFIINIWPEEVSHEMAYLFGGTSMLIIVGVALDTLKQIESQLLMRHYDGFIKKGRIKGRY; encoded by the coding sequence ATGGCGAGCGCTGTAATTAATATTTTTAAAATTCCTGAGCTCAGGAAAAGGGTGCTGTTTACCCTTCTTGTTCTTATTGTCTACAGGATGGGCGCTCACATACCGATTCCCGGTATCAATGTTGAGGCACTAAAATCTTATTTCGAGCAGGCGGCAAAAAGCGCACAGGGAGGCCTGCTGGATTTTTTTGACCTTTTTGCAGGCGGGGCTCTCAAGCGGTTCACAATTTTTGCCCTTGGCATAATGCCCTACATTTCGGCCTCTATTATTATGCAACTGCTTACGATAGTCATACCGACCCTCGAGCGGCTTGCCAAAGAGGGTGCCGAAGGATACAAAAAAATTAACACCTATACGCGCTACGGCACGGTTTTGCTTTGCGCCATACAGTCATTTGGACTTACGGTTTGGATGAAAAACATGCAGTCGCCGAAGGGGCCGGTAGTGGTCGAAAGCGGCATCGGGTTTGTGATTATTTCTGTCCTGACCGTAACAACGGGAACAATGATTCTGATGTGGCTTGGTGAACAGATTACCGAAAAGGGAATCGGGAATGGCATCTCCCTGATAATATTCGCCGGTATTGTCGTTCGTGTTCCGGCGGCTTTCATGGACACCATGAACAGGATAATTTCCAGGAGCGATCCGATTATCGGCATCATTCTTCTGGGTTTGTTCGTAGGGGTGGTTGCTGCGTCAATATTGCTCACTCTTGGCGTCAGGAAAATACCGGTTCAATACGGTAAAAGGGTCGTCGGACGACGCATGGTTCAAATGACATCTCAGGCCATCCCGCTTCGTGTCAACGCGGCAGGCGTCATACCAATAATATTTGCATCATCGATAATACTATTCCCGGCTCAGATCAGCAACATGCTTGGCGGTAGCAAGTACGCGATCATGAACAAAATCCAATACTGGCTTTCTCCAGGACACGGCGTGTATATGTTCACATACGGAATGCTGATAGTGTTTTTCTGCTATTTTTACACGGCCATCCAGTTTAATCCTGTCGATATTGCCGAGAACTTGAAAAAATACGGCGGATTCATCCCAGGGATACGCCCCGGGAAAAATACCTCTGATTTTATAATGAGAATCCTTAACAGAATAACCCTCTCAGGATCGATCTTCCTGGCGCTCATCGCAGTGATGCCGGATTTTATTATAAATATCTGGCCAGAGGAAGTATCGCACGAGATGGCTTATCTTTTTGGCGGCACATCCATGCTTATCATCGTAGGTGTTGCGCTCGACACCCTGAAGCAGATTGAATCGCAATTGCTGATGCGTCACTACGATGGGTTTATCAAAAAGGGAAGGATCAAGGGAAGATACTGA
- a CDS encoding 50S ribosomal protein L15 codes for MELVGLKKPSYIKKAKRVGRGMSSGHGKTSCRGQKGQMSRSGAKRRPWFEGGQMPLQRRVPKRGFNNNFKTEYQIINLAQLAKMNVEEITPAALVAHGLVKKENELIKILGTGAIAKAIKIYADAYSATARDKIQKAGGTALARIALKTQQ; via the coding sequence ATGGAGCTTGTTGGATTAAAAAAACCGTCATATATCAAGAAAGCCAAAAGAGTTGGTCGTGGCATGAGCAGCGGTCATGGGAAGACAAGCTGCAGGGGACAGAAAGGTCAGATGTCGCGTTCAGGCGCCAAGAGGCGTCCGTGGTTTGAAGGCGGCCAGATGCCTTTGCAGAGGCGTGTTCCCAAGAGGGGTTTTAACAATAATTTCAAGACTGAATACCAGATTATCAATCTGGCCCAGCTCGCGAAGATGAATGTGGAAGAGATCACTCCTGCGGCATTGGTCGCTCATGGGCTCGTAAAAAAAGAGAATGAATTGATAAAGATACTTGGAACCGGCGCAATCGCTAAGGCGATCAAGATTTATGCCGACGCGTATTCGGCAACAGCCAGGGATAAGATTCAAAAGGCGGGCGGGACCGCGCTTGCAAGAATTGCGCTGAAGACCCAGCAATAG
- a CDS encoding 50S ribosomal protein L30: MRKIKIKQLRSTAHKKPKQKATLRALGLRKVNSEREHEETPVIRGMIDVVKHLVEVTEIK, from the coding sequence ATACGCAAGATCAAAATTAAACAATTAAGAAGCACAGCTCATAAAAAACCGAAGCAGAAGGCGACACTGCGGGCACTTGGTCTTCGCAAGGTTAATTCCGAGCGTGAACATGAAGAAACTCCCGTGATCCGCGGGATGATTGATGTAGTGAAGCATCTTGTGGAAGTAACTGAGATCAAATAA
- a CDS encoding 30S ribosomal protein S5 has translation MKLQRKKIKTDGLELVEKVVSINRVAKVVKGGRRFSFNALSVVGDANGHIGVGFGKANEVPDAIRKSVESAKKNVYEVKRQKHTIPHAVIGRFKATTVILKPATPGTGIIAGASVRAVIERAGISDVLTKAQGSRNPLNLVKATIDGLQQLRSLKEVADLREIPLNKLWEA, from the coding sequence ATGAAGCTTCAAAGGAAAAAAATTAAAACTGACGGTTTGGAACTGGTCGAAAAAGTTGTATCCATCAACCGTGTCGCTAAAGTGGTGAAAGGCGGACGTCGATTTTCATTCAACGCCTTATCAGTAGTGGGGGATGCCAACGGGCATATCGGGGTCGGTTTTGGAAAGGCAAACGAGGTTCCCGATGCGATCCGTAAAAGCGTCGAAAGCGCGAAAAAGAATGTTTATGAGGTCAAGCGCCAAAAGCACACGATTCCTCATGCGGTGATAGGCAGGTTCAAGGCGACTACGGTCATTCTTAAACCGGCCACTCCCGGAACGGGAATAATTGCAGGGGCCTCGGTACGCGCAGTTATTGAAAGGGCTGGAATTTCCGATGTGCTCACGAAGGCGCAGGGCTCCAGAAATCCTCTCAACCTGGTAAAAGCCACCATAGACGGCCTCCAGCAGCTCCGTAGTCTCAAAGAAGTTGCGGACCTCCGGGAGATTCCCCTCAATAAACTCTGGGAAGCGTAG
- a CDS encoding 50S ribosomal protein L18 produces MDKLSLKKTRQNRRRLRVKRKIKLAQNKLRLCIFRSNKGFFAQIIDDSKGHTLVSASTQDKDFPEMKTRGNKEAAKELGKLLATKAVPKGIKAVVFDRNGYLYHGKIKAFADAAREHGLEF; encoded by the coding sequence ATGGATAAATTAAGCTTAAAAAAAACCCGGCAGAATCGTAGAAGGCTCAGGGTTAAACGAAAAATCAAACTGGCCCAGAACAAGCTTAGGTTATGTATATTTAGAAGCAACAAGGGTTTCTTCGCCCAGATTATAGATGACAGTAAGGGGCATACTTTGGTTTCGGCATCTACACAGGACAAGGACTTTCCAGAGATGAAAACCAGGGGAAATAAGGAAGCAGCAAAGGAACTCGGCAAGCTCCTTGCGACGAAGGCCGTTCCAAAAGGTATCAAAGCAGTGGTTTTCGACAGGAATGGTTATCTTTACCACGGTAAAATCAAGGCGTTCGCTGATGCGGCTCGCGAACATGGCTTGGAATTCTAG
- a CDS encoding 50S ribosomal protein L6 → MSRIGNKLIQVPVNVSVALNNREIEVKGPLGTQKMVLESGVDIKIDGNQISLTRVGENISHVRALHGLSRALLSNMILGVSKGFEKDLEILGVGYRATQQNKNVVFQLGYSHNITFSPPPDITVEVLEPTKLKVKGIDKQKVGQVAANIRELRSPEPYKGKGIRYKNEHVRKKAGKAGKK, encoded by the coding sequence ATGTCACGGATAGGAAACAAGTTAATACAGGTTCCCGTCAATGTCAGCGTTGCATTGAATAATAGGGAAATTGAAGTGAAAGGTCCCCTCGGGACGCAGAAAATGGTCTTGGAATCAGGGGTTGATATAAAAATCGACGGGAATCAGATTTCTCTGACCAGGGTCGGTGAGAATATCAGCCATGTGAGGGCCTTGCATGGTCTTTCCAGGGCGTTACTTTCTAATATGATTCTAGGCGTATCGAAAGGATTCGAGAAAGACCTGGAAATTCTCGGGGTCGGATACCGCGCTACGCAGCAAAACAAAAACGTGGTTTTCCAGCTCGGTTACTCGCATAACATAACCTTTTCGCCGCCGCCTGATATAACTGTCGAGGTACTCGAGCCGACAAAGCTCAAGGTGAAAGGTATCGACAAGCAAAAAGTTGGCCAGGTTGCGGCAAATATCCGTGAACTCAGGTCGCCGGAGCCGTATAAAGGGAAAGGTATCCGTTATAAAAATGAGCACGTGCGGAAGAAAGCCGGTAAGGCAGGGAAAAAGTAA
- a CDS encoding 30S ribosomal protein S8: MSSISDPIADMLTRVRNSIKAGHLKVDIPSAKMKIAIARILKDEGFIKNFKVIDDNKQKLLRLYLKYSPANQSAILHLKRISKPGRRVYKGAEELRPVFNNIGIWILSTSKGVITSKAAKKLNIGGEVICEIS, from the coding sequence ATGAGCAGTATTTCTGATCCGATTGCTGACATGCTGACGAGGGTGAGGAATTCCATTAAGGCGGGTCATTTAAAAGTGGATATCCCCTCTGCAAAAATGAAAATTGCAATCGCACGTATTTTAAAGGATGAGGGGTTTATCAAGAACTTCAAGGTCATCGATGACAATAAGCAGAAGCTCCTGCGCTTATATTTGAAGTATAGCCCGGCAAATCAGTCGGCGATACTGCATCTAAAGAGGATCAGCAAGCCCGGTCGCCGCGTATACAAGGGCGCGGAGGAATTGCGGCCGGTTTTTAACAATATAGGCATTTGGATTTTATCTACATCGAAGGGTGTGATTACCAGCAAAGCCGCTAAGAAGCTGAATATAGGCGGCGAAGTGATTTGCGAGATATCATAA
- a CDS encoding type Z 30S ribosomal protein S14, whose protein sequence is MAKTCLIAKSKMTPKYSVRQHNRCKICGRPRGYMRRFEMCRLCFRKLANNGKLAGVTKSSW, encoded by the coding sequence GTGGCCAAGACATGCTTGATAGCGAAAAGCAAGATGACGCCCAAATACAGCGTACGCCAGCATAACCGGTGTAAAATATGCGGGCGCCCCCGCGGTTATATGAGACGTTTTGAAATGTGCAGGTTGTGCTTTCGCAAGCTGGCCAACAATGGCAAACTCGCCGGTGTAACAAAGTCATCGTGGTAA
- a CDS encoding 50S ribosomal protein L5, producing MAARLKVEYHTNIKKQLTERFKYSSVMQVPKLEKIVLNVGMGDAHANANALNAAINELSTITGQRAVKTVARKSIANFKIREGYDVGCRVTLRGEIMYEFLDRLINIALPRVRDFKGLSPKSFDNFGNYNFSVREQIIFPEIDFDKVDNIHGINITIVTNAGSKEEAKALLDELKMPFRD from the coding sequence ATGGCTGCGAGACTCAAAGTAGAATATCACACGAATATTAAAAAACAGCTGACTGAGCGCTTCAAATATTCGTCAGTGATGCAGGTTCCCAAACTCGAAAAAATAGTTCTCAACGTGGGAATGGGCGATGCGCATGCAAATGCAAATGCGCTAAACGCCGCAATAAACGAACTTTCGACCATAACGGGCCAGCGGGCGGTGAAGACCGTTGCCAGGAAATCAATTGCGAACTTTAAAATTCGCGAGGGTTATGACGTAGGTTGCCGTGTGACTCTGCGCGGGGAGATCATGTATGAATTTCTCGACAGACTCATAAACATCGCCCTTCCGCGCGTACGTGACTTTAAAGGATTGTCGCCGAAATCATTCGACAATTTTGGTAATTATAATTTTTCCGTCCGGGAACAGATTATTTTTCCGGAGATAGATTTTGATAAGGTTGATAATATCCACGGTATCAATATAACCATCGTAACCAATGCCGGGTCGAAGGAAGAGGCAAAGGCGTTACTCGATGAGTTAAAGATGCCATTTAGAGATTAG
- a CDS encoding 50S ribosomal protein L24, whose amino-acid sequence MTSTNLKKNDNVVVITGADKGHRGKILFIDTKKARVVVEGVNKKKKFVRPSQQNPKGGAISLEFPIAISNVALFCDKCKKGVRTGVQIKDNSKVRVCKKCGKNMDK is encoded by the coding sequence ATGACGAGCACGAATCTAAAGAAGAATGACAACGTGGTAGTTATCACTGGTGCCGACAAGGGCCACCGCGGGAAGATATTATTCATCGACACCAAGAAGGCCAGGGTGGTAGTTGAAGGAGTCAACAAGAAGAAAAAGTTCGTACGTCCGTCACAGCAGAATCCCAAGGGGGGAGCAATAAGCCTGGAGTTTCCCATTGCGATCTCAAATGTTGCATTATTCTGCGATAAGTGCAAAAAGGGCGTTCGCACCGGGGTTCAGATTAAGGATAATTCAAAGGTCCGCGTATGCAAGAAGTGCGGCAAGAACATGGACAAGTGA
- a CDS encoding 50S ribosomal protein L14, which produces MIQVQTFLNVADNSGVKRVQCIKILGGTRRRYATVGDIIIVAVKDSQPSYGLKDSVGKKVHGKSVLRAVVVRTSKPVRRKDGSYIRFDDNAVAIIDNKNEPRGSRIFGPVARELRDKNFMKIVSLAPEVL; this is translated from the coding sequence ATGATCCAGGTACAGACATTTCTCAACGTGGCGGATAACAGCGGCGTTAAGCGCGTTCAGTGCATAAAGATCCTCGGTGGTACGAGGCGCAGGTATGCCACTGTGGGCGATATAATAATAGTTGCCGTCAAGGATTCGCAACCATCGTATGGCTTGAAGGACTCGGTTGGAAAAAAGGTTCATGGTAAATCCGTTCTCAGGGCGGTCGTGGTGAGAACCAGCAAGCCCGTGCGCAGGAAAGACGGTTCATACATCCGTTTCGACGATAATGCTGTTGCAATTATTGACAATAAGAATGAGCCTCGCGGGTCGCGAATTTTCGGCCCTGTGGCCAGGGAACTCAGGGATAAGAACTTTATGAAGATAGTTTCCCTGGCTCCGGAAGTATTATAA
- a CDS encoding 30S ribosomal protein S17 — translation MEAKSAKQKQLVGKVVSNKMDKTIVVELERTMMHTLYRKPVKRSKRVKSHDAKNECSIGDIVRIEETRPLSKDKRYRLIEIIEKVK, via the coding sequence ATGGAAGCAAAATCTGCCAAACAAAAACAACTCGTCGGCAAAGTCGTAAGTAATAAAATGGACAAGACGATTGTAGTGGAATTGGAGCGCACGATGATGCATACGCTCTATAGAAAACCCGTAAAGAGATCGAAGCGGGTGAAGAGCCACGATGCAAAAAATGAGTGCTCGATCGGAGATATCGTAAGGATTGAAGAAACGAGACCTTTATCCAAGGACAAGCGCTACAGGCTCATCGAGATTATTGAGAAGGTAAAGTAG
- the rpmC gene encoding 50S ribosomal protein L29, with amino-acid sequence MKIKLKELSMEEMDRAMKDAKVDIRLERFKSVTSKVDNPKKIRENKKLIARILTLKREYALGIQTPKAK; translated from the coding sequence ATGAAAATTAAGCTGAAAGAATTATCCATGGAAGAAATGGACCGTGCCATGAAAGACGCTAAAGTCGACATTCGGTTGGAGAGATTTAAAAGCGTAACGAGCAAGGTTGATAATCCGAAAAAGATTAGAGAAAACAAGAAGCTCATCGCGCGCATACTCACCCTGAAACGTGAATATGCCCTTGGGATTCAAACTCCAAAGGCAAAATAA
- a CDS encoding 50S ribosomal protein L16, which yields MLMPKRTKYRKLQRGRMKGKALRGSTIAFGEVALKTLECGKISSKQIEAARVAINRKVKRGGKLWIRIFPDYPFTKKPAETRMGKGKGNPEGWVAIVKPGRILFELAGVTEELAREALRLADFKLPVKTKIVSIINKGE from the coding sequence ATGTTAATGCCAAAAAGGACCAAGTACAGGAAATTACAGCGTGGTCGAATGAAGGGTAAGGCTCTTCGCGGATCGACCATCGCATTCGGTGAGGTCGCGCTCAAAACCTTGGAGTGCGGCAAAATTTCGAGCAAGCAGATCGAGGCGGCTCGTGTCGCTATCAACAGGAAGGTAAAAAGGGGAGGCAAGCTGTGGATTCGGATTTTCCCGGATTACCCCTTTACCAAGAAACCTGCGGAAACCCGCATGGGGAAGGGAAAAGGAAACCCCGAGGGCTGGGTCGCAATTGTAAAGCCTGGACGAATCCTTTTCGAACTTGCCGGCGTAACGGAAGAACTTGCCAGGGAAGCATTGAGGCTGGCGGATTTTAAACTGCCTGTGAAAACAAAGATAGTTTCCATCATCAATAAGGGGGAGTAG